One part of the Lycium ferocissimum isolate CSIRO_LF1 chromosome 8, AGI_CSIRO_Lferr_CH_V1, whole genome shotgun sequence genome encodes these proteins:
- the LOC132067611 gene encoding uncharacterized protein LOC132067611 isoform X2: protein MSVDAEFSNGPSILTAEKLPEVGNSAVACENASSNGSVVFAKDTSNCPADEDQIEHNSASEITSIEEMSGKAGGSDKGNDNEKLSNGSVEAADAGDSDDKLQCDQSEKTENADTDGGQGAPSMVAEKSVNERGGDFNGDYNLVCEGSEDSEKIEINAQRAASTEIKAVEEIRGESNGSRKNDESVDAEKGDINSSMAMNPVTEKVGMEGMSGDQSHRSNDDKVLSEENADTEKVESDGQRAPSTVTEVKAIEEIRGESNGSSTIDKSVDAEKGDINSSMAINPASETVGMEESRGEFSGPHISNDDIRLSEEGAGAEKTDSSCQVAPHLATKITRLEQMGCLSSLVQDSSEDKSLSDQRENAGNEDSNGQAAPGLITEIKGINEIGGDSNDAKLVCEESADTEKVEIDDQRPPSTVTEIEEIISESNGSSKIDESVDAEKAGSKNSMSTNIVTCADKIKIVSEITGIDAESNGADELSDDRLVHQESTNTEKTDIGQTSSNMVSEIKPIEDVESESDVTNKRTDGNSTSEERKNAEVANGSSPVHKGEILCSIDAVAFGKESFNSSVDDVQNVCNTVFEAISNDEIGSKSDGDKDIDDKAMHQRDEDSERLHSDGLASEGMSSDAELSHGPSILADARLSEVENSSTSISRDMSSKDAIQLGNEACNSCIAHGQSPADMVQEVIDKAVGGESNGVDRSSDDKLMCEEFEDDRRFNCSSPAAEGMSCNAEFSQDLSTSADSKFSELANYCASSTKDVSSNDAIGAENEALNSSVDDSELVPNLIREGPGVENLEGELNDGDNSINNEIPYNNCDDPEKSHNSSDNVGTHGEAEFFIDQSVLADMKLCKAGNSSASSIKDECCDAVRGNTLIDSIHDSKMVPNMAIEFTDIKKEGESSVADQTSDGKFIRESEDAEKPPSTNTDERMSCNDEICHDQATWADLVLSEAGNTSSSRDVSSYDAAAFENETLTCPIEIDQESADKSTKITGTDEMTGDSDRSNDDKPICEQSGDAEISNTNEVLATSAECSSVDVAAVRDMNGTAAKGFYFLIRMPRYDDEKIRERIKVAELNVDEKTQHRDAFRQKIRNKRANCQTHGAEFEAAKAQERDARKQVRTKRADISTLQDVIDKAKNAVAVGEIDNRICNMEHIIGHETVPLKEEKLLIREIKQLKQLRGQLSSNIGNQDEVQKSLDDRDVNEERLRALKKELDNLKVKASKAEAIAMAASRKFEDESRKLKELQAQFKAADDIRQEAYEELRSLKKGLYEKNIHFRTYKDDATLASDHARKREMEALNHLCVNQVERYMELWNKNDEFRKDYIRCNTRSTVRRFGTLDGRTLGPDEEPTVVPSYHRVERVNRLVASVDKVNSVSQPPISQQEKKVIILKDEIKDDNNVLQAAEGMNQVEKTKEARKPIQREMSTVDEPTEAERLQTAQELEAARKEEELRKREVEARLKEQRRLEEIAKAKEALERKKRNAEKAQLRAELRAQKEEEQRLKEREKRLRKKERKKGSLCEIQSESNDGETSLISTSPREIVKEPEATDPQTSAKKPQKPSQYTKQVKPKAIPPPLRNRGRRRLQQWIWLTLSCAVVIALFFLGNIGFFSNLKPRRNPGF, encoded by the exons ATGTCTGTTGATGCTGAGTTTTCCAATGGTCCATCCATCTTAACTGCCGAAAAATTGCCTGAAGTGGGGAATTCAGCTGTTGCATGTGAAAATGCATCTAGCAATGGCTCTGTTGTGTTTGCAAAAGATACTTCGAACTGCCCTGCTGATGAGGATCAAATTGAACATAATTCAGCCTCAGAGATCACAAGCATTGAAGAAATGAGCGGCAAAGCCGGTGGTTCAGACAAAGGTAATGATAACGAAAAATTAAGTAACGGAAGCGTAGAAGCTGCAGATGCAGGCGACAGTGATGACAAGCTACAATGTGACCAAAGCGAGAAGACTGAAAATGCAGACACAGATGGTGGTCAAGGGGCACCGAGCATGGTCGCCGAAAAAAGCGTGAATGAAAGAGGAGGTGATTTTAATGGCGATTACAATTTAGTATGTGAAGGAAGTGAAGATTCCGAAAAGATAGAGATCAATGCCCAAAGGGCAGCTAGCACAGAGATTAAAGCGGTTGAAGAAATTAGGGGTGAATCTAATGGTTCAAGAAAAAATGATGAGAGTGTGGATGCTGAAAAGGGAGATATCAACAGTTCAATGGCTATGAACCCTGTTACTGAGAAGGTAGGTATGGAAGGAATGAGTGGCGACCAGTCTCACAGAAGTAATGATGACAAAGTATTAAGTGAAGAAAATGCAGATACTGAAAAGGTAGAGAGTGATGGCCAAAGGGCACCTAGCACTGTTACAGAAGTTAAGGCCATTGAAGAAATCAGGGGTGAATCTAATGGTTCAAGTACAATTGATAAGAGTGTGGATGCTGAAAAGGGAGATATCAACAGTTCAATGGCTATCAACCCTGCTTCTGAGACAGTAGGCATGGAAGAATCGAGAGGGGAATTTAGTGGCCCTCACATAAGTAATGATGACATAAGATTAAGTGAAGAAGGTGCAGGAGCTGAAAAAACAGACAGCAGCTGTCAAGTGGCACCTCACTTAGCCACGAAGATAACGAGACTGGAACAAATGGGATGTCTATCTAGTTTAGTACAAGACAGTAGCGAAGACAAGTCACTATCTGACCAGCGTGAGAATGCTGGAAATGAAGACAGTAATGGTCAAGCGGCACCCGGCTTGATCACAGAAATCAAAGGCATCAATGAAATAGGAGGTGATTCTAATGATGCCAAATTAGTATGTGAAGAAAGTGCAGATACCGAGAAAGTAGAGATCGATGACCAAAGGCCACCTAGCACTGTTACAGAGATTGAAGAGATTATCTCTGAATCTAATGGTTCTAGTAAAATTGATGAGAGTGTAGATGCTGAAAAGGCTGGTAGCAAGAATTCAATGTCTACCAACATTGTTACTTGTGCGGACAAAATCAAAATTGTTTCTGAGATCACTGGAATAGACGCTGAGTCTAATGGTGCAGATGAATTAAGTGATGATAGACTAGTACACCAAGAGAGCACAAACACTGAAAAAACAGACATAGGTCAAACGTCTTCCAATATGGTAAGTGAAATCAAACCAATTGAAGATGTAGAATCTGAATCTGAtgtcacaaacaaaaggacagaTGGAAACTCAACAtctgaagaaagaaagaatgccGAAGTAGCGAATGGTAGCAGTCCAGTTCATAAAGG TGAAATTCTTTGCAGCATTGATGCTGTCGCATTTGGAAAGGAGAGCTTTAACAGCTCGGTTGATGATGTTCAAAATGTATGCAACACAGTGTTCGAGGCTATAAGCaatgatgaaattggaagtaaaTCTGATGGTGACAAAGATATAGATGATAAAGCAATGCACCAAAGAGATGAGGATTCTGAAAGATTGCACTCTGATGGTCTAGCTAGTGAAGG GATGTCCAGTGATGCTGAACTTTCGCATGGCCCCTCCATTTTGGCTGATGCAAGGTTATCTGAAGTAGAGAATTCTTCTACTTCAATCAGCAGGGACATGTCTAGCAAAGATGCTATTCAATTGGGAAATGAAGCTTGTAATAGCTGTATTGCTCATGGTCAAAGTCCAGCTGATATGGTTCAAGAGGTCATTGATAAAGCAGTTGGAGGTGAATCTAATGGTGTGGACAGAAGTAGTGATGATAAATTGATGTGTGAAGAATTTGAGGATGACAGAAGATTCAACTGCAGTAGTCCAGCTGCTGAAGG GATGTCTTGTAATGCTGAGTTTTCCCAAGACCTCTCTACTTCCGCTGATTCAAAATTTTCTGAATTGGCCAATTATTGTGCTTCAAGTACTAAAGACGTGTCTAGCAACGACGCTATTGGGGCCGAAAATGAAGCTTTGAATAGCTCTGTGGATGACTCCGAACTGGTACCTAACTTGATTAGAGAGGGTCCTGGAGTTGAAAATTTGGAAGGTGAACTGAATGATGGTGACAACAGTATTAACAACGAAATACCTTACAACAACTGCGATGATCCTGAAAAATCACACAACAGTTCAGATAATGTGGG GACACATGGTGAGGCTGAATTTTTCATCGACCAGTCTGTTTTAGCTGATATGAAATTGTGCAAAGCTGGAAACTCTTCTGCTTCAAGCATTAAAGATGAGTGTTGTGATGCTGTGCGTGGAAATACTTTGATCGACTCCATTCATGACTCTAAAATGGTGCCCAATATGGCTATAGAGTTCACTGACATTAAGAAAGAAGGTGAATCTAGTGTTGCAGACCAAACCAGTGATGGCAAATTTATACGTGAAAGTGAGGATGCCGAAAAACCACCGAGCACAAATACTGATGAAAG GATGTCTTGCAATGATGAAATATGCCACGATCAGGCTACTTGGGCTGATTTAGTGTTATCTGAAGCGGGAAACACTTCAAGCAGTAGAGATGTTTCTAGCTATGATGCTGCGGCATTTGAAAATGAGACTTTGACTTGCCCCATCGAAATTGATCAAGAGTCAGCCGACAAGAGCACAAAGATCACAGGCACTGACGAAATGACAGGTGATTCAGACAGGAGTAATGATGACAAACCAATATGTGAACAAAGTGGGGATGCTGAAATTTCAAACACTAACGAAGTGTTGGCCACTTCCGCTGAATGTTCCTCTGTGGATGTTGCGGCTGTAAGGGATATGAATGGGACTGCAGCGAAGGGATTTTACTTCCTGATCAGGATGCCAAGATATGATGATGAAAAAATCCGAGAACGCATCAAAGTTGCTGAGCTAAATGTTGATGAGAAGACACAGCATAGGGATGCCTTTAGAcaaaaaatcagaaataaaaGA GCCAATTGCCAAACCCATGGTGCTGAATTCGAAGCTGCCAAAGCTCAAGAGAGAGATGCTAGAAAGCAAGTCAGGACAAAGCGTGCAGATATCTCAACACTTCAAGATGTAATTGATAAAGCAAAGAATGCAGTTGCCGTTGGTGAGATTGATAATAGG ATTTGTAATATGGAACACATCATTGGACATGAAACTGTACCCCTAAAGGAGGAAAAGCTTCTAATTCGTGAAATCAAGCAACTGAAGCAGCTTCGTGGACAGCTTTCCTCTAACATTGGAAACCAGGATGAAGTGCAGAAGTCTCTGGATGATAGAGACGTAAATGAAGAGCGATTGAGG GCCTTGAAGAAAGAGCTTGATAACCTCAAAGTGAAGGCCTCAAAAGCTGAAGCAATTGCGATGGCAGCTAGCCGAAAATTTGAAGATGAGAGTCGAAAGCTCAAAGAATTGCAAGCACAGTTTAAAGCTGCAGATGATATTCGCCAAGAAGCTTATGAAGAATTGCGGAGTTTAAAAAAGGGATTGTATGAGAAG AATATTCATTTCCGGACATACAAGGATGATGCGACTTTGGCGAGTGATCATGCTCGAAAGAGAGAAATGGAGGCTCTTAATCATCTCTGTGTGAATCAG GTTGAAAGGTACATGGAACTTTGGAACAAGAATGATGAGTTCAGAAAGGATTATATCAGGTGTAATACAAGGAGTACAGTAAGGAGATTTGGGACCTTGGATGGTCGTACACTTGGTCCTGATGAGGAGCCAACTGTTGTTCCTAGTTATCACCGGGTGGAAAGAGTTAATAGGCTGGTAGCTAGTGTAGATAAAGTTAATAGTGTGTCACAACCTCCGATCTCTcagcaagaaaagaaagtaataATTCTTAAAGATGAAATTAAGGATGACAATAACGTTCTGCAAGCAGCGGAAGGAATGAATCAGGTTGAGAAAACGAAAGAGGCTCGGAAACCAATTCAAAGAGAGATGAGTACGGTTGATGAGCCAACAGAGGCCGAGCGTCTGCAAACTGCTCAGGAGCTAGAGGCTGCTAGAAAGGAGGAGGAACTGAGGAAGCGTGAAGTAGAGGCCAGGTTGAAAGAGCAACGACGGTTGGAGGAGATTGCAAAGGCTAAGGAGGCATTAGAACGGAAAAAACGCAatgcagaaaaggcccaactgAGGGCTGAATTGCGAGCCCAGAAGGAAGAAGAACAGAGACTGAAG GAAAGGGAGAAAAGACTGCGgaagaaggaaaggaagaagGGTTCTCTATGTGAAATACAGAGCGAAAGTAACGATGGTGAAACTTCTCTGATTTCCACCAGCCCGAGAGAGATTGTCAAGGAACCCGAGGCTACTGATCCTCAAACAAGCGCTAAGAAACCTCAGAAACCGTCTCAATATACAAAGCAGGTGAAGCCAAAAGCTATTCCTCCCCCGCTTCGCAACAGAGGTAGAAGGAGATTGCAGCAGTGGATTTGGTTAACTCTTTCTTGTGCAGTTGTCATTGCTCTGTTTTTCCTAGGAAACATCGGCTTCTTCTCCAATCTGAAGCCGCGAAGAAACCCCGGGTTTTAG
- the LOC132067611 gene encoding uncharacterized protein LOC132067611 isoform X1 produces the protein MSVDAEFSNGPSILTAEKLPEVGNSAVACENASSNGSVVFAKDTSNCPADEDQIEHNSASEITSIEEMSGKAGGSDKGNDNEKLSNGSVEAADAGDSDDKLQCDQSEKTENADTDGGQGAPSMVAEKSVNERGGDFNGDYNLVCEGSEDSEKIEINAQRAASTEIKAVEEIRGESNGSRKNDESVDAEKGDINSSMAMNPVTEKVGMEGMSGDQSHRSNDDKVLSEENADTEKVESDGQRAPSTVTEVKAIEEIRGESNGSSTIDKSVDAEKGDINSSMAINPASETVGMEESRGEFSGPHISNDDIRLSEEGAGAEKTDSSCQVAPHLATKITRLEQMGCLSSLVQDSSEDKSLSDQRENAGNEDSNGQAAPGLITEIKGINEIGGDSNDAKLVCEESADTEKVEIDDQRPPSTVTEIEEIISESNGSSKIDESVDAEKAGSKNSMSTNIVTCADKIKIVSEITGIDAESNGADELSDDRLVHQESTNTEKTDIGQTSSNMVSEIKPIEDVESESDVTNKRTDGNSTSEERKNAEVANGSSPVHKGSEILCSIDAVAFGKESFNSSVDDVQNVCNTVFEAISNDEIGSKSDGDKDIDDKAMHQRDEDSERLHSDGLASEGMSSDAELSHGPSILADARLSEVENSSTSISRDMSSKDAIQLGNEACNSCIAHGQSPADMVQEVIDKAVGGESNGVDRSSDDKLMCEEFEDDRRFNCSSPAAEGMSCNAEFSQDLSTSADSKFSELANYCASSTKDVSSNDAIGAENEALNSSVDDSELVPNLIREGPGVENLEGELNDGDNSINNEIPYNNCDDPEKSHNSSDNVGTHGEAEFFIDQSVLADMKLCKAGNSSASSIKDECCDAVRGNTLIDSIHDSKMVPNMAIEFTDIKKEGESSVADQTSDGKFIRESEDAEKPPSTNTDERMSCNDEICHDQATWADLVLSEAGNTSSSRDVSSYDAAAFENETLTCPIEIDQESADKSTKITGTDEMTGDSDRSNDDKPICEQSGDAEISNTNEVLATSAECSSVDVAAVRDMNGTAAKGFYFLIRMPRYDDEKIRERIKVAELNVDEKTQHRDAFRQKIRNKRANCQTHGAEFEAAKAQERDARKQVRTKRADISTLQDVIDKAKNAVAVGEIDNRICNMEHIIGHETVPLKEEKLLIREIKQLKQLRGQLSSNIGNQDEVQKSLDDRDVNEERLRALKKELDNLKVKASKAEAIAMAASRKFEDESRKLKELQAQFKAADDIRQEAYEELRSLKKGLYEKNIHFRTYKDDATLASDHARKREMEALNHLCVNQVERYMELWNKNDEFRKDYIRCNTRSTVRRFGTLDGRTLGPDEEPTVVPSYHRVERVNRLVASVDKVNSVSQPPISQQEKKVIILKDEIKDDNNVLQAAEGMNQVEKTKEARKPIQREMSTVDEPTEAERLQTAQELEAARKEEELRKREVEARLKEQRRLEEIAKAKEALERKKRNAEKAQLRAELRAQKEEEQRLKEREKRLRKKERKKGSLCEIQSESNDGETSLISTSPREIVKEPEATDPQTSAKKPQKPSQYTKQVKPKAIPPPLRNRGRRRLQQWIWLTLSCAVVIALFFLGNIGFFSNLKPRRNPGF, from the exons ATGTCTGTTGATGCTGAGTTTTCCAATGGTCCATCCATCTTAACTGCCGAAAAATTGCCTGAAGTGGGGAATTCAGCTGTTGCATGTGAAAATGCATCTAGCAATGGCTCTGTTGTGTTTGCAAAAGATACTTCGAACTGCCCTGCTGATGAGGATCAAATTGAACATAATTCAGCCTCAGAGATCACAAGCATTGAAGAAATGAGCGGCAAAGCCGGTGGTTCAGACAAAGGTAATGATAACGAAAAATTAAGTAACGGAAGCGTAGAAGCTGCAGATGCAGGCGACAGTGATGACAAGCTACAATGTGACCAAAGCGAGAAGACTGAAAATGCAGACACAGATGGTGGTCAAGGGGCACCGAGCATGGTCGCCGAAAAAAGCGTGAATGAAAGAGGAGGTGATTTTAATGGCGATTACAATTTAGTATGTGAAGGAAGTGAAGATTCCGAAAAGATAGAGATCAATGCCCAAAGGGCAGCTAGCACAGAGATTAAAGCGGTTGAAGAAATTAGGGGTGAATCTAATGGTTCAAGAAAAAATGATGAGAGTGTGGATGCTGAAAAGGGAGATATCAACAGTTCAATGGCTATGAACCCTGTTACTGAGAAGGTAGGTATGGAAGGAATGAGTGGCGACCAGTCTCACAGAAGTAATGATGACAAAGTATTAAGTGAAGAAAATGCAGATACTGAAAAGGTAGAGAGTGATGGCCAAAGGGCACCTAGCACTGTTACAGAAGTTAAGGCCATTGAAGAAATCAGGGGTGAATCTAATGGTTCAAGTACAATTGATAAGAGTGTGGATGCTGAAAAGGGAGATATCAACAGTTCAATGGCTATCAACCCTGCTTCTGAGACAGTAGGCATGGAAGAATCGAGAGGGGAATTTAGTGGCCCTCACATAAGTAATGATGACATAAGATTAAGTGAAGAAGGTGCAGGAGCTGAAAAAACAGACAGCAGCTGTCAAGTGGCACCTCACTTAGCCACGAAGATAACGAGACTGGAACAAATGGGATGTCTATCTAGTTTAGTACAAGACAGTAGCGAAGACAAGTCACTATCTGACCAGCGTGAGAATGCTGGAAATGAAGACAGTAATGGTCAAGCGGCACCCGGCTTGATCACAGAAATCAAAGGCATCAATGAAATAGGAGGTGATTCTAATGATGCCAAATTAGTATGTGAAGAAAGTGCAGATACCGAGAAAGTAGAGATCGATGACCAAAGGCCACCTAGCACTGTTACAGAGATTGAAGAGATTATCTCTGAATCTAATGGTTCTAGTAAAATTGATGAGAGTGTAGATGCTGAAAAGGCTGGTAGCAAGAATTCAATGTCTACCAACATTGTTACTTGTGCGGACAAAATCAAAATTGTTTCTGAGATCACTGGAATAGACGCTGAGTCTAATGGTGCAGATGAATTAAGTGATGATAGACTAGTACACCAAGAGAGCACAAACACTGAAAAAACAGACATAGGTCAAACGTCTTCCAATATGGTAAGTGAAATCAAACCAATTGAAGATGTAGAATCTGAATCTGAtgtcacaaacaaaaggacagaTGGAAACTCAACAtctgaagaaagaaagaatgccGAAGTAGCGAATGGTAGCAGTCCAGTTCATAAAGG CAGTGAAATTCTTTGCAGCATTGATGCTGTCGCATTTGGAAAGGAGAGCTTTAACAGCTCGGTTGATGATGTTCAAAATGTATGCAACACAGTGTTCGAGGCTATAAGCaatgatgaaattggaagtaaaTCTGATGGTGACAAAGATATAGATGATAAAGCAATGCACCAAAGAGATGAGGATTCTGAAAGATTGCACTCTGATGGTCTAGCTAGTGAAGG GATGTCCAGTGATGCTGAACTTTCGCATGGCCCCTCCATTTTGGCTGATGCAAGGTTATCTGAAGTAGAGAATTCTTCTACTTCAATCAGCAGGGACATGTCTAGCAAAGATGCTATTCAATTGGGAAATGAAGCTTGTAATAGCTGTATTGCTCATGGTCAAAGTCCAGCTGATATGGTTCAAGAGGTCATTGATAAAGCAGTTGGAGGTGAATCTAATGGTGTGGACAGAAGTAGTGATGATAAATTGATGTGTGAAGAATTTGAGGATGACAGAAGATTCAACTGCAGTAGTCCAGCTGCTGAAGG GATGTCTTGTAATGCTGAGTTTTCCCAAGACCTCTCTACTTCCGCTGATTCAAAATTTTCTGAATTGGCCAATTATTGTGCTTCAAGTACTAAAGACGTGTCTAGCAACGACGCTATTGGGGCCGAAAATGAAGCTTTGAATAGCTCTGTGGATGACTCCGAACTGGTACCTAACTTGATTAGAGAGGGTCCTGGAGTTGAAAATTTGGAAGGTGAACTGAATGATGGTGACAACAGTATTAACAACGAAATACCTTACAACAACTGCGATGATCCTGAAAAATCACACAACAGTTCAGATAATGTGGG GACACATGGTGAGGCTGAATTTTTCATCGACCAGTCTGTTTTAGCTGATATGAAATTGTGCAAAGCTGGAAACTCTTCTGCTTCAAGCATTAAAGATGAGTGTTGTGATGCTGTGCGTGGAAATACTTTGATCGACTCCATTCATGACTCTAAAATGGTGCCCAATATGGCTATAGAGTTCACTGACATTAAGAAAGAAGGTGAATCTAGTGTTGCAGACCAAACCAGTGATGGCAAATTTATACGTGAAAGTGAGGATGCCGAAAAACCACCGAGCACAAATACTGATGAAAG GATGTCTTGCAATGATGAAATATGCCACGATCAGGCTACTTGGGCTGATTTAGTGTTATCTGAAGCGGGAAACACTTCAAGCAGTAGAGATGTTTCTAGCTATGATGCTGCGGCATTTGAAAATGAGACTTTGACTTGCCCCATCGAAATTGATCAAGAGTCAGCCGACAAGAGCACAAAGATCACAGGCACTGACGAAATGACAGGTGATTCAGACAGGAGTAATGATGACAAACCAATATGTGAACAAAGTGGGGATGCTGAAATTTCAAACACTAACGAAGTGTTGGCCACTTCCGCTGAATGTTCCTCTGTGGATGTTGCGGCTGTAAGGGATATGAATGGGACTGCAGCGAAGGGATTTTACTTCCTGATCAGGATGCCAAGATATGATGATGAAAAAATCCGAGAACGCATCAAAGTTGCTGAGCTAAATGTTGATGAGAAGACACAGCATAGGGATGCCTTTAGAcaaaaaatcagaaataaaaGA GCCAATTGCCAAACCCATGGTGCTGAATTCGAAGCTGCCAAAGCTCAAGAGAGAGATGCTAGAAAGCAAGTCAGGACAAAGCGTGCAGATATCTCAACACTTCAAGATGTAATTGATAAAGCAAAGAATGCAGTTGCCGTTGGTGAGATTGATAATAGG ATTTGTAATATGGAACACATCATTGGACATGAAACTGTACCCCTAAAGGAGGAAAAGCTTCTAATTCGTGAAATCAAGCAACTGAAGCAGCTTCGTGGACAGCTTTCCTCTAACATTGGAAACCAGGATGAAGTGCAGAAGTCTCTGGATGATAGAGACGTAAATGAAGAGCGATTGAGG GCCTTGAAGAAAGAGCTTGATAACCTCAAAGTGAAGGCCTCAAAAGCTGAAGCAATTGCGATGGCAGCTAGCCGAAAATTTGAAGATGAGAGTCGAAAGCTCAAAGAATTGCAAGCACAGTTTAAAGCTGCAGATGATATTCGCCAAGAAGCTTATGAAGAATTGCGGAGTTTAAAAAAGGGATTGTATGAGAAG AATATTCATTTCCGGACATACAAGGATGATGCGACTTTGGCGAGTGATCATGCTCGAAAGAGAGAAATGGAGGCTCTTAATCATCTCTGTGTGAATCAG GTTGAAAGGTACATGGAACTTTGGAACAAGAATGATGAGTTCAGAAAGGATTATATCAGGTGTAATACAAGGAGTACAGTAAGGAGATTTGGGACCTTGGATGGTCGTACACTTGGTCCTGATGAGGAGCCAACTGTTGTTCCTAGTTATCACCGGGTGGAAAGAGTTAATAGGCTGGTAGCTAGTGTAGATAAAGTTAATAGTGTGTCACAACCTCCGATCTCTcagcaagaaaagaaagtaataATTCTTAAAGATGAAATTAAGGATGACAATAACGTTCTGCAAGCAGCGGAAGGAATGAATCAGGTTGAGAAAACGAAAGAGGCTCGGAAACCAATTCAAAGAGAGATGAGTACGGTTGATGAGCCAACAGAGGCCGAGCGTCTGCAAACTGCTCAGGAGCTAGAGGCTGCTAGAAAGGAGGAGGAACTGAGGAAGCGTGAAGTAGAGGCCAGGTTGAAAGAGCAACGACGGTTGGAGGAGATTGCAAAGGCTAAGGAGGCATTAGAACGGAAAAAACGCAatgcagaaaaggcccaactgAGGGCTGAATTGCGAGCCCAGAAGGAAGAAGAACAGAGACTGAAG GAAAGGGAGAAAAGACTGCGgaagaaggaaaggaagaagGGTTCTCTATGTGAAATACAGAGCGAAAGTAACGATGGTGAAACTTCTCTGATTTCCACCAGCCCGAGAGAGATTGTCAAGGAACCCGAGGCTACTGATCCTCAAACAAGCGCTAAGAAACCTCAGAAACCGTCTCAATATACAAAGCAGGTGAAGCCAAAAGCTATTCCTCCCCCGCTTCGCAACAGAGGTAGAAGGAGATTGCAGCAGTGGATTTGGTTAACTCTTTCTTGTGCAGTTGTCATTGCTCTGTTTTTCCTAGGAAACATCGGCTTCTTCTCCAATCTGAAGCCGCGAAGAAACCCCGGGTTTTAG